The genomic segment ACGCCCCTCCACGCCCTTCACCGGCCGAGTGAACGTCTCCCGATAAGCCACCCGTGGGCGCCCCACATTTGCCTGCACCCGGAACTCCCGCTTCATCCGCTCGATGAGCACCTCCAGATGCAGCTCACCCATCCCGGAGATGATGGTCTGACCGGTCTCCGGATCCATACGGACCCGGAAGGTAGGGTCCTCTTCGGACAGCTTGCGCAGGGCCTCGCTCAGGCGGTCCTGATCGGCCAGGGTCTTGGGCTCGATGGCCACCGAGACCACGGGCTCCGGGAAGGTGATGCTCTCCAGGATGATGGGAGCCTCCGGATCGCAGAGGGTGTCCCCCGTGAAGGTGTCCTTCAGCCCCAGGGTGGCCGCGATATCTCCGGCGTAGACCTCCTTGATCTCCTCCCGACGGTCCGCGTGCATCCGGAGGACGCGGCCGACCCGCTCCCGCTTGTTCCCGCGGGTGGAGTTGGTGATCTGCTGGCCGGCGGTGATCTTCCCGGAGTAGACCCGGAAATAGACCAGGCGGCCCACATAAGGATCTGTGACCACCTTGAAGACCAGGGCGGCCAGGGGGGCCTCGTCGGAGGCAGGCCGGGCTTCCTCCTGGCCGGTGAGGGGGTTGACGCCCTTCACCGGCGGGATGTCCACCGGGGAAGGCAGGTAATCGACGATGGCGTCCAGCAGGGGCTGGATGCCCTTGTTGCGAAGGGCCGAGCCGCACAGCACCGGGACCAGCTTCCCGGTGATGGTGGCCCGGCGAAGAGCTGCCCGCAGCTCCTCGGTGGAGATGGGCTCCCCCTCCAGGTATTTCACGGTGAGGGCATCGTCGGTCTCCGCGATCCGCTCCACCAATGTCTCCCGGGCTCGCTCCGCCTCCTCCCGGAGCTCCGGGGGGATCGGCTCATAAACCATCTGAGTTCCCAGCTCGTCGACCCAATAGATCGCCCGCATCTCCAGCAGATCGATCACCCCCCGGAAGTCCGCCTCGGCCCCGATGGGCAGCTGGATGGGGACGGGGTTCGCCCCCAGGCGGTCCCGGATCATCCCGATGGTGTTCCAGAAATCCGCCCCCACCCGATCCATCTTGTTCACGAAACAGATGCGGGGCACCCCATACCGGTCCGCCTGGCGCCAGACCGTTTCGGACTGGGGCTCCACTCCGTGGACGGCGTCGAAAACGACGACACCCCCGTCCAGCACACGCAGGCTCCGTTGGACCTCGGCGGTGAAGTCGATGTGCCCGGGGGTGTCGATGATGTTGATCTGGTGTTCCCGCCAGTAACAGGCCACGGTGGCCGCGGTGATGGTGATCCCCCGCTCCCGCTCCAACTCCATGTAATCCGTCACCGTGGTCCCCTCATCCACGGAGCCCAGCTTGTAGGTCCGCCCGGTGTAAAACAGGATCCGCTCTGTCGTCGTGGTCTTGCCGGCGTCGATATGGGCGATGATTCCGATATTTCGGATTTTCTCAATCGGGACTTCCCGTGGCATCTTCTCAGATCCTCCCCGATCAGCCGAGCTCCCTCTGAAATGTTCTCCGTGATCCAGCAATCATACCCGCGGCGGAGGCGCTTTTCGGGCCACCGCCCCTGAGATCTTCTCCCCTGCTGGCGGGAAGCGCGCCGGTTGTTCAGCGGCAGGGTCACGGCCCCTGGGCCGTCGCGCCTGCCGCGCCCTGCGGGTCCGGTTCCTGGCTCTCGGAACCGCTCACCAGCGGTAGTGAGCGAAGGCGCGGTTGGCCTCGGCCATGCGATGGGTGTCCTCACGCTTCTTGACGGCTGCCCCGGCCCCGTTGGCCGCATCGATGAGCTCGGCGGCCAGCTTCTCGATCATGGACTTGCCCGGGCGCTCCCGGGCGGCGTTCACGATCCAGCGCAGGGCCAGGCTGACCTGGCGATCCGGCGGCACCTCCAGAGGGATCTGATACGTGGCGCCGCCGACCCGGCGGGGCCGGACCTCGAGGAGAGGCTTGGTGTTGGCCAGGGCCTTCTCGAAGATCTCCATGGCCGGCCGGCCGGTGCGGCGCTCGATCAGGTCGAAGGCGCCGTAGACAATCCGCATCGCCAGGCTCTTCTTGCCGTTCATCATCACCTTGTTGATGAGCTTGGCGACCAGGACGCTGTTGTAACGAATGTCCGGCGCGATTTCCCGTTTGGGCGCACGACCCCGTCGCATCGTCCTCCTTCCTGCAGGTCCGGGTTTCCGATCCGAATATCTGCCAGGGGATGAGGCTCCCACCCCAGAGGATCACACCGCACATACATCGGATCCAGCCGCCGATGCGGCCCAGGCCGCCGGCGCGCGGAACGTCCCCGCGGCCGGACGGCGAAAAGAGGATCCCGGGGAAGCGCCCGCCTGGCAGACGCAACACAAGATTATAACGAGGGGGAAAGGGATTGTCAAACTCCATTCGCGCGGCCGGCTCACGGGTATGTCCCGAGATCATAGGACAACTGCTCGCAGTTGTCCTACAAAGCAGCCAGGCCCGACAAAATTGGAACACACCCCGCGCGGACACTGTGCCGGGAGATCGTCGCCCGATGGGGCGGCCGGAAAGGCGCAACGTCCATCCCGGGAACGGGAAGGAGTATATCCCCGCCGGAGGGGCCTCTTCGATGCCCAAACTCGGCCCACGGCCCCGGGGTGCTGCTCCCTCCAGCCCATTCCACACCCGGGGCGTGGATTCACATCCTCTTATACAATGAGCGGATGGAGGGATAGACCAACCGGTGAGGATCCCGATGGCTCAGGAACCCGATCGCAACCTGGCCCTGGAGCTAGTGCGGGTGACGGAGGCCGCTGCCTTGGCCGCCGGCCGCTGGATGGGCCGGGGGGATCGCGAGGCTGCGGACCGCGCCGCCGTGGAGGCGATGCGCCTCATGCTCCGCTCCATCGACATGGACGGCGTTGTAGTGATCGGCGAGGGGGAGAAGGACGAAGCCCCGATGCTTTACAACGGCGAGCGCATCGGCAACGGCCGCCCCCCTCAAGTTGACGTCGCCGTCGATCCCATTGATGGAACCCGGCTGCTGGCGCTGGGGCGGCCCGGGGCCCTGGCGGTGATCGCCCTCTCGGAGCGGGGGACCATGTTCAGCCCGGGCCGCATCGTCTATATGTCTAAGCTGGCCGTGGGGCCCGAGGCCCGGGAGGCCATCGACTTGGACGCGCCGGTCGCTGAGAACCTGCGCCGCATCGCCCGGGCGAAGGGGAAGGACATCGATGACCTTACGGTAGTGATCCTGGACCGCGACCGCCACGCAGATCTGATCCGTGAGGTCCGGGCCGCTGGGGCGCGGATCAAGCTGATCCCCGATGGGGATGTCTCCGCTGCCCTGATGACCGCCTTCCCGGACTCCGGGATCGATGTGCTGATGGGGATCGGTGGCTCCCCGGAGGGGGTGATCGCCGCCGCTGCCCTGAAATGCCTGGGTGGGGAGATCCAAGCCCGGCTCTGGCCGCGGAACGAGGAGGAACGTCGCTTCGCCGCTGAGATGGGCTATGATCTCCGCCGCATCCTCACCGCCGACGACCTGGTTCGGGGCGACAACATCTTCTTCGCGGCCACGGGGATCACCGATGGGGAGATCCTGCGGGGGGTCCGCTACACCGGGGCCGGGGCGCGGACGCACTCCCTGGTCATGCGCTCTCGATCCGGGACCATCCGGTTCGTCGAGGCCCATCACCGCTGGGACAAATTGATGCGGATCAGCGGTTACCCATACGATCGAGGCGCAGGCGAAGCCCCTCGATGAGGGCGCTGAGGGAGGCGGGGATCTCCCGGAGGCTCCACCATATCGCCCGGTTCCCGTAGGTTGAGCGATCCGCCGCCAGCCCCACGGCGTCGATGCCGGCCGACGCGCACAGCCAGAGGGCGCGATCGAGATGGAAACGCTGGCTGACCACCACGGCCCGGGTCACGCCGAAGACCTCCCGGGCCCGCCGGCATGAGTCCAGGGTCCGCATGCCCTCGGGGTCCAACCGGAGGGCGGCATCCGGGACGCCCAGGCGCAAGGCCAGGCGGCGCATGGCCTCCGGCTCGTTGTAGTAAGGGGAGGAGCGGCCGTCTCCGCTGAGCAGCAGGAGCTCGACCTTCCCGAGGTGATAGAGGGCGGCCCCGGCCCGAACCCGGTCGGCCAGCACGGCAGTGGGGGAGCCGTCAGCGCGCAGGCCGGCCCCCAGGATGAGGGCCGCCGGCCGGGATGGAACCTCCTCCGGCCGTTCGTAGATCCGATGGCGGCTGTAGAGCCCCAGGAAGAACCGGGCGGCCACCGGCGTCGCCGCGATCAGGGCGATCAACACGCCCACGTATCCCCAGCGCATCTCCCTCTCCCCAGGATACGGGAAACGGCCTCTGAATCCACAGGGAGCCCCCCGGAGGGCCCCGGACTTTCGAACTATCCTCTCCTACGGATCCCGGAGGTAAGATGATGAGGGATCCTAACCCGGAGAGATATCATACCGGATCTTCGAGAGGAGAGAGCCCGTGGAGGTGTTCTCCCTCACGGCCGTCTGGCTGACGCTGATCCTGTTGCTGATGGCCGGCCTGCTGATGAGCGGGGCGCTGCGGCCCGATCTGGCGGCCCTGATCCTGGCCCTTGGGCTTTCCTTTAGCGGTCTGCTCTCGCCGCAGGAGGCCTTCAGCGGGTTCAGCCGCTCCGCCGTCATCGCGCTGATCGCGCTGTTCATCCTCACCGCCGGCCTGAACCGCACGGGAGTCTCCCGGGCGCTGGGGGAGCGTCTGAGCCGATGGGCGGGGGATTCCCCCGGGCGGCTGGTGGCCGGGATGACGCTGCTCAGCGCGTCGCTCTCCCTGGCCATGAACTCGGTGACCGCGGCGGCGGTGGTCATGCCGATGGCCGTTCAGGCCGCCCGGCGGATCGGCCTGGCCCCTTCCCGCATCCTCATCCCCATCGCCTACGGCGCGCTGCTCGGGGGGATGCCGACCCTCTTCACCACCGCCAACCTGCTCCTCAGCGGGCTGATGCGGGACCACTACGGCCGATCCCTGACCATGCTGGATTTCATCCGGGCAGGTCTGCTCCCAGCCGCCCTGGGGTTGCTCTGGGTGATCGGGGTGACCTGGCGCACCCTCCCGGAACGCTCTCCGGCAGGACAGCTGATGCGCTTGCACCGGCTGAACCGGGAGCTGGCGGAGCTCTACGGCCTCCAGGATGGGCTGGTGGAGCTTCTGGTCGAGCCGGATTCGCCGCTCTGTGGGCTCTCCCTGGTGGAGAGCCAGCTGGCTTCCCGACACAGCGTGACGGTCATCGGGATCCGCCGTAAAGGGCACCTCCTCCTTTCCCCGTCCAGCTCGGAGAGTTTGCAGGCCGGGGATGTGCTGCTGGTCGCTGCCGGCCCGGAGGGCACAGCACCCTTCGAGCAGGCCCTCCGGGACCTGGGGCTGCGTCCTCTTCCCCGCCCGGTCTCCCCCCAGGTGCTGGAGGAAGGAGAAGCCGGCCTGATGGAGATCCTCCTCTCCCCCCATACCACCCTCATCGGTCGGACGCTGCGAGAGCTCCGGTTCCGGGAGCGCTATGGGCTGCAGGTCCTGGCCATCTGGCGGGAGGGGCAGCCGCTTCGGGCCCGGCTGGCGGACGAACGTCTCCGCTTCGGCGATGCCCTCCTGGTTTACGGCCCGTGGGAGCGTATCCGCCTGCTCCAGGGCGATCCCGAGTTCATTGTCTTGCAATCCAACGGGGAACCGTTGCGGACCTCCCGCCGCATCCCGGCCATCGTGATCATGGCGGGGGTGATCCTGGCCTCGGCCTTGACGTCCCGCTCGGTGGCCGAGGTGACGATGGCCGGGGCGGTGCTGATGATCCTGGCGGGATGTCTGACGATGGAGGAAGCGTATCGGGCCATCGAGTGGCCCACGGTGTTCATGGTGGCCGGGCTGCTGCCCCTCTCCATTGCCATGACGCGCACCGGGGCCGCGGAGGAGCTGGGGACGGTGCTGCTGTATGGTCTGGCGGGGGCACCTCCCTGGGTCAGCGTGCTGGTCTTTACCGGGATCGCCGCCGCCCTCACCCAGGTGCTCTCGGCTTCGGTCACTGCCGTGGTGTGGGGGCCCATTGCCCTGCGGGCGGCCGCGACCCTGGGCGTCCCGCCGGCGGAGATGGGGCTGGCGGTGGCCCTGGCGACCTCGGCGGCGTTCCTCACCCCCATGGCCCATCCGGCCAACGCCCTCGTGATGGGCGCCGGCGGTTACCGACCCCGGGATTTCCTGCGAGCCGGATGGCCGCTCTGGCTGCTCTCGGTCGGGGCGATCACAGCATCGACGGTGGGGTGGGGACTGGGACTTCCCCGGTGAGCGGGATCGGCTCCAGGGCGGTGTAGTACGGGGCTTCCGCGCACGCCCGGCAGAGGACCTCGCCGTCCCGCACGATCTCCCGCCCGTCGTTGATGCCCTCGCCGCAGCGCGCGCAGAAGACCCGACGGATCGGATGGCCAGGCAGATCCTCCGGAGGGATCTCCACCCGGACCCACCGGGCGTAGAAGAGGTCTTCGTCGGGCATGATGCGATAGGCGTGGCGTTGGGCAGCGGCCCGGCTGAGGCCCGGGGGGGCCAGATGCAGGGCCGTCTCGCGGGCATCATCCCGGGCCACAATCCGCACCGCCCGACCGGTCCGGGTGTCCACGAAAGTGGCGGCAGCCTTCCCGTAGTCGATGTGCTTGAGGGTCCGCCGCCCAAGCCGGCAACCGGTGACGGTGGCGATGGCGTCGGTCAGGCAGCGGTCGATCTCCACATAGACGATGAGCCGACGGCGATCCGCGGGGTCCTCGGGGTTCAAGCCCAGCAACCGGCATCCCAGGAGGGCCATTCGGACGCCGAGGATCTGGCCCGGGCAGAGGTGACCGTGGAACGCGGCGGCCTCTTCCAGCCATTCGTCAAGGGTGCGCATGGCGTGCCTCGTCAGGGATCCAGAGGCGATTGTGTCCCCCATCACGAAGGCTTGTCCGGCTTCGTCTCCCCTTTTTCCTCCTCCGAGGTCAGACCGCGCCGGAACTCCCGGATGCTCTGGCCGAGCTCCCGGGCCAGGTTGCTCAAGCGGCCGGGGCCGAAGAGCAGCAAGGCGATCAGGAGGATGATGATCAGCTCGGTTGGTCCCAGACGGAACGGCATCTCGGCCTCCATTACGCAATGTGAGCCTCCCCGCGGGGATCGCGCGGGGACCCTTTTCCATCATACGTCAGCCGGCCTGGGGAGGAAACCCAGGGGCTCCCTAGGAGGATAGGCCCGGAGCCGGACGGACGCGGAGAACGCCTGTCCGGCTTCCGGGGCTGAAGCGGGAGAACGCGGTGCCTATTCCACCAGAAGGAGGAGAGGGTTCTCCAGATAGCGCCGGAAGACCTGGAGGAAGCGGGCCACCTCGGCGCCGTCGGTCACCCGGTGGTCCGCCGACACGGTCACCTTCATGCGCTGCCCGATGGCGAGCTGCCCGTTCTTCACCACGGGCACCTCCCGGACGCTTCCGACGGCCATGATGGCGGCTTCCGGGGGATTGATGATGGCGATGAAGTGCTCCACGTCGAACATCCCCAGGTTGCTGACGGTGAAGACGCTGCCCTCAATGTCCTCGGGGCGCACCTTCCCGCTTCGGGCCCGTTCCACCAACTCCTTGCTCTCACGGGCGATCTGGGCCAGGGGCTTGCGATCGGCGTCCCGCAGGACCACGGTGATCAACCCCTCCTCCAGGGCCACGGCGATGCCGATGTGGATGGCTTCGTGGCGGACGATCCCACCCTCTTGGTAGGAAGAACGCAGGGCAGGGAACTCCCGAAGGGCCAGGGCGGCGGCCTTCACCACCATATCGTTCACGGTCACCTTTCCCCGCTCCCCCAGCGCCTCGTTGATCCGCGCCCGCCAGGCCATGGCTTCATCCATGTCCACCTCGACCGTGACATAGAAATGGGGCGCCGTCTGCTTGCTGGCAGTCATCCGCCGGGCGATGGCCTGTCGCAACGGGTTGACAGGCACCGCGGTGGGCGCGGGCGTGGGAACCGGGGCGGGCACTGGGGTGGGGATGGGCGCGGCGGCCGGCGGAGGCGGGGCAGCGGCCGGCGTGCGGGCTTGGAGGTAGCGATCCACGTCGCGCTTGACCACCCGCCCCCCCGGGCCGGTGCCGGAGATCTCCCGCAGGTCGATGCCGGCCTCCCGGGCCAATCGACGGGCCAGGGGGGAGGCCTTCACCCGCCCGCCGGGAGGCGGGGTGGGCGCCCCAACCGGAGCCGGCGCAGGCGCGGGTGGAGGAGGGGTGCCGGGCGCAGGGGTCGGGAGTGGAGGCCCCTCCCGGACGGCCGGGGCTGTGGCGGGGGCTTCCACCAGCTCATCCGGGGCGGCGATGATGGCGATGGGCGTGCCCACCGGCACCGTCGTCCCCTCCTCGATCAGCACAGCCTTCAGGACCCCGGAGGCCGGCGCCTCGAACTCGATGTTCACCTTCTCCGTCTCGATCTCCGCCAGGGGCTCGCCCGCCTTCACCGGCTCCCCCACCTTCTTCAGCCAGCGCAGCAGCTTCCCTTCCACCATATCGAAGCCCATCTTGGGCATCGTCACCGTCGTCGCCATCCCGGAACCTCCCGCCCGGCGTGTTCCTCAGCGCAACAGGAGCTTCACCGCCTTCACCACATCCTCCGGCCAGGGAAGGACCGCCCGCTCATGATGCTTGTTGTAGGGGTGCGGGACCTCGCGGCTGCCCAGGCGCATCACCGGGGCGTCCAGCTCATCGAAGGCATGCTCCTGGATGCGGGCGGCGACCTCAGCGCCCACGCCGAAGGAGCGCCACTCCTCGGTAACCACCAGGGCCCGATGGGTCTTGGCTACGGATTCATATACCGGTTCCATATCCAACGGGCGCAACGTGCGCAGGTCCACCACCTCCACCTCGATGCCCTCCCGGGCCAGCTGCTCCGCCGCCTGCAGGCTGGCCTGCAGCATCCGCCCGTAGGTCACGATGGTGCAATCCCGCCCGACGCGTTTGATTTCGCTTTTGCCGATGGGGACGACGTAATCCCCTTCAGGGACCTCGCCGCGCACCGGGTAGAGGGCGGTGTGCTCGATGTAGATCACCGGGTCCTCGTCCCGCAGGGCGGCCTTCAGCATCCCCTTAGCGTCGTAGGGGGTGCCGGGGTAGACCACCTTCAGGCCCGGCACGTAGGCGAAATAGACCTCGAAGGTTTGGGAGTGGGTGGCAGCCAGCTGGCCCCAGCCCGCCGGCACCCGGATCACCAGAGGCACCTTGAACTGGCCGCCGAACATGTAGGACATCTTGGCCGCGTGGTTGACGATCTGATCCAGGGCCAGGAGGATGAAATTGATGGTCATGATCTCCGCGACCGGGCGCAGGCCGCCCAGGGCCGCCCCCAGGGCCACCCCCACGATGGCCGACTCCGCGATGGGGGTGTCTCGCACCCGTTCCTCCCCGAACTCCTCGTAGAGGCCGCGGGTCACCGCATAGGTCCCCCCATAGGCTCCCACATCCTCTCCCATGATGAACACCCGGCGGTCCCGCTGCATCTCCTCCCGCAGGGCCTGCCGGATCGCCTCACGGATGGTCATCACCGGCATCGCGTGCCCTCCATGGCGGCGGATCAGGATCCTGAGGATTGATCCCAGAGCCGGAGGAAGCGCTCATCGCCCCGCCAGTCCCCCACTGGGTTGGCGTAGATGAAGTCGTAGAGCTCCTCCAAGGGCGGATCCGGGCTCTCCTCAGCGAAGCGCATCACCTCCTCCATCTCTCGCTCCACTTCCTCGTGGATCGCGTCCAGCTGGGCCTCCGGGATCCCCTCGACCTCGATGAGGTGCCGGCGGAAGCGCTGGATGGGATCCCGCTGCTTCCACTGCTCGACTTCTTCTTTGGTTCGATAGAGCTCGGGGTCGGCGACGGAGTGGCCCTGGAAGCGGTAGCAGAGGGCCTCGAGGAAATAGGGGCCGTTGCCAGCGCGGGCCCACTCCACAGCGCGGGTCGCCGCTTCGTAGACGGCCAGGACGTCCATGCCGTCGACCCGCTCGGCGGGAATGTTCGCCATGCAGGCCTTCTTGTAGACTTCCGTGACCGCAGAGGCCTTCTCGATGGCCACGCCCATCCCATAGAGGTTGTTCTCGCAGAGGAAGACCACAGGGGTCTTCCAGAGGGCAGCCATGTTCAGGGCCTCGTAGAACTCTCCGATGTCCGTAGCCGCATCGCCGAAGATGGCCATCACCACGCGTGGCTCCCCCAGATAGCGGGCGGCGAAGCCCAGGCCCACGGCCATGGGCAGGTGCCCGCCCACGATGGCGTGCCCGCCCCAGAAGTTATGTTCCCGGCTGGCGAAGTGCATGGAGCCCCCGCGGCCCCGGCTGCACCCGGTGACTTTCCCATACAGCTCCGCCATCAGGACGCGGGGATCCAGCCCCCGGGCGATGGCGTGGCCGTGATCCCGATAGTGCGTGAGGAGGTGGTCCTCCGGGCGGAGGGTGGCAATGGCGCCCACCGCCACGGCCTCCTCGCCGATGTAGAGGTGCAGGAAGCCGGCGATCTTCCCCTGCTGATACGCGATGCGAGCCAGCTCCTCAAAGCGGCGGATCAGGACCATCTGGCGATAGAAGGAGAGCTTGGTCGCCACGTCAAGCGCCGCGGCCGGCGCTGCAGCCTTCGCGGTGTTTCCTTTCCCACGACCGCTCATCCGGGACCTCCCCTTATGTGCGCTCGATTCGACCGGACGTCCTGGGGGCTCACCCCAATTTTGCAATTCGGTGTGATTATAACATATCGGGTGCAACGGGGTCCGATTTTGCCGGCCTGGGCTCTGACGCCCCGAATGGGGCCGGGTTAAAATTAAATCCCGGGCGGAGCGCTTGGGTTTTCCCTCCGCCCCGATTCGATCCATCTCC from the Thermoflexus hugenholtzii JAD2 genome contains:
- the glpX gene encoding class II fructose-bisphosphatase, with the translated sequence MAQEPDRNLALELVRVTEAAALAAGRWMGRGDREAADRAAVEAMRLMLRSIDMDGVVVIGEGEKDEAPMLYNGERIGNGRPPQVDVAVDPIDGTRLLALGRPGALAVIALSERGTMFSPGRIVYMSKLAVGPEAREAIDLDAPVAENLRRIARAKGKDIDDLTVVILDRDRHADLIREVRAAGARIKLIPDGDVSAALMTAFPDSGIDVLMGIGGSPEGVIAAAALKCLGGEIQARLWPRNEEERRFAAEMGYDLRRILTADDLVRGDNIFFAATGITDGEILRGVRYTGAGARTHSLVMRSRSGTIRFVEAHHRWDKLMRISGYPYDRGAGEAPR
- the pdhA gene encoding pyruvate dehydrogenase (acetyl-transferring) E1 component subunit alpha; this translates as MSGRGKGNTAKAAAPAAALDVATKLSFYRQMVLIRRFEELARIAYQQGKIAGFLHLYIGEEAVAVGAIATLRPEDHLLTHYRDHGHAIARGLDPRVLMAELYGKVTGCSRGRGGSMHFASREHNFWGGHAIVGGHLPMAVGLGFAARYLGEPRVVMAIFGDAATDIGEFYEALNMAALWKTPVVFLCENNLYGMGVAIEKASAVTEVYKKACMANIPAERVDGMDVLAVYEAATRAVEWARAGNGPYFLEALCYRFQGHSVADPELYRTKEEVEQWKQRDPIQRFRRHLIEVEGIPEAQLDAIHEEVEREMEEVMRFAEESPDPPLEELYDFIYANPVGDWRGDERFLRLWDQSSGS
- a CDS encoding SanA/YdcF family protein, whose product is MRWGYVGVLIALIAATPVAARFFLGLYSRHRIYERPEEVPSRPAALILGAGLRADGSPTAVLADRVRAGAALYHLGKVELLLLSGDGRSSPYYNEPEAMRRLALRLGVPDAALRLDPEGMRTLDSCRRAREVFGVTRAVVVSQRFHLDRALWLCASAGIDAVGLAADRSTYGNRAIWWSLREIPASLSALIEGLRLRLDRMGNR
- a CDS encoding alpha-ketoacid dehydrogenase subunit beta, which encodes MPVMTIREAIRQALREEMQRDRRVFIMGEDVGAYGGTYAVTRGLYEEFGEERVRDTPIAESAIVGVALGAALGGLRPVAEIMTINFILLALDQIVNHAAKMSYMFGGQFKVPLVIRVPAGWGQLAATHSQTFEVYFAYVPGLKVVYPGTPYDAKGMLKAALRDEDPVIYIEHTALYPVRGEVPEGDYVVPIGKSEIKRVGRDCTIVTYGRMLQASLQAAEQLAREGIEVEVVDLRTLRPLDMEPVYESVAKTHRALVVTEEWRSFGVGAEVAARIQEHAFDELDAPVMRLGSREVPHPYNKHHERAVLPWPEDVVKAVKLLLR
- a CDS encoding FmdE family protein: MRTLDEWLEEAAAFHGHLCPGQILGVRMALLGCRLLGLNPEDPADRRRLIVYVEIDRCLTDAIATVTGCRLGRRTLKHIDYGKAAATFVDTRTGRAVRIVARDDARETALHLAPPGLSRAAAQRHAYRIMPDEDLFYARWVRVEIPPEDLPGHPIRRVFCARCGEGINDGREIVRDGEVLCRACAEAPYYTALEPIPLTGEVPVPTPPSML
- the rpsG gene encoding 30S ribosomal protein S7, with the protein product MRRGRAPKREIAPDIRYNSVLVAKLINKVMMNGKKSLAMRIVYGAFDLIERRTGRPAMEIFEKALANTKPLLEVRPRRVGGATYQIPLEVPPDRQVSLALRWIVNAARERPGKSMIEKLAAELIDAANGAGAAVKKREDTHRMAEANRAFAHYRW
- a CDS encoding dihydrolipoamide acetyltransferase family protein; translation: MATTVTMPKMGFDMVEGKLLRWLKKVGEPVKAGEPLAEIETEKVNIEFEAPASGVLKAVLIEEGTTVPVGTPIAIIAAPDELVEAPATAPAVREGPPLPTPAPGTPPPPAPAPAPVGAPTPPPGGRVKASPLARRLAREAGIDLREISGTGPGGRVVKRDVDRYLQARTPAAAPPPPAAAPIPTPVPAPVPTPAPTAVPVNPLRQAIARRMTASKQTAPHFYVTVEVDMDEAMAWRARINEALGERGKVTVNDMVVKAAALALREFPALRSSYQEGGIVRHEAIHIGIAVALEEGLITVVLRDADRKPLAQIARESKELVERARSGKVRPEDIEGSVFTVSNLGMFDVEHFIAIINPPEAAIMAVGSVREVPVVKNGQLAIGQRMKVTVSADHRVTDGAEVARFLQVFRRYLENPLLLLVE
- a CDS encoding Sec-independent protein translocase subunit TatA/TatB: MPFRLGPTELIIILLIALLLFGPGRLSNLARELGQSIREFRRGLTSEEEKGETKPDKPS
- a CDS encoding SLC13 family permease is translated as MEVFSLTAVWLTLILLLMAGLLMSGALRPDLAALILALGLSFSGLLSPQEAFSGFSRSAVIALIALFILTAGLNRTGVSRALGERLSRWAGDSPGRLVAGMTLLSASLSLAMNSVTAAAVVMPMAVQAARRIGLAPSRILIPIAYGALLGGMPTLFTTANLLLSGLMRDHYGRSLTMLDFIRAGLLPAALGLLWVIGVTWRTLPERSPAGQLMRLHRLNRELAELYGLQDGLVELLVEPDSPLCGLSLVESQLASRHSVTVIGIRRKGHLLLSPSSSESLQAGDVLLVAAGPEGTAPFEQALRDLGLRPLPRPVSPQVLEEGEAGLMEILLSPHTTLIGRTLRELRFRERYGLQVLAIWREGQPLRARLADERLRFGDALLVYGPWERIRLLQGDPEFIVLQSNGEPLRTSRRIPAIVIMAGVILASALTSRSVAEVTMAGAVLMILAGCLTMEEAYRAIEWPTVFMVAGLLPLSIAMTRTGAAEELGTVLLYGLAGAPPWVSVLVFTGIAAALTQVLSASVTAVVWGPIALRAAATLGVPPAEMGLAVALATSAAFLTPMAHPANALVMGAGGYRPRDFLRAGWPLWLLSVGAITASTVGWGLGLPR
- the fusA gene encoding elongation factor G, with the translated sequence MPREVPIEKIRNIGIIAHIDAGKTTTTERILFYTGRTYKLGSVDEGTTVTDYMELERERGITITAATVACYWREHQINIIDTPGHIDFTAEVQRSLRVLDGGVVVFDAVHGVEPQSETVWRQADRYGVPRICFVNKMDRVGADFWNTIGMIRDRLGANPVPIQLPIGAEADFRGVIDLLEMRAIYWVDELGTQMVYEPIPPELREEAERARETLVERIAETDDALTVKYLEGEPISTEELRAALRRATITGKLVPVLCGSALRNKGIQPLLDAIVDYLPSPVDIPPVKGVNPLTGQEEARPASDEAPLAALVFKVVTDPYVGRLVYFRVYSGKITAGQQITNSTRGNKRERVGRVLRMHADRREEIKEVYAGDIAATLGLKDTFTGDTLCDPEAPIILESITFPEPVVSVAIEPKTLADQDRLSEALRKLSEEDPTFRVRMDPETGQTIISGMGELHLEVLIERMKREFRVQANVGRPRVAYRETFTRPVKGVEGRFVRQTGGRGQYGHVVIDFEPLERGKGFEFIDATVGGIIPKEFIPAIEKGLIEAMEAGVLAGYPLTDIRATLVGGSYHEVDSSEMAFKVAASLALRNAAEKAAPVLLEPIMRVEVIVPEIYTGDVVGDLSSRRAQIQGIENRGKGIQSIRALVPLAEMFGYATTLRSITQGRGTFSMEFDHYAEVPPHIAEGIIRAGEKKPVGR